Genomic window (Ananas comosus cultivar F153 linkage group 1, ASM154086v1, whole genome shotgun sequence):
tatgggttaatttcatataggtcactataaatatagtgaattgtaaacatatctctacaaagttcaacttccatatgttgtttttataaaaatcttgatgtttttaaatatattcttgcCGTCAGgatccgttaaaaaaaattagttaactatagataaaatacttaaccctagttagttaatgaggtgaattgatctttttacccatctttaattaatagtttggacttttgaagaaatatatttgtgatgccaaaaagtcatttcacttataaaataaacagtattttaacggtaacaaatcagagggacatatttgaaaatattgggACTCTTAtaggaacaacatatgaaaattgaactttgcaggaatataattgcaattcactatatttataaggaCCTACATGAAATCAACCCTAACAGTATTTGTACTTTTTTGCTATAATTTTTTAGCCATTAAaagttgagctgaaatactattaatagtatttggattcttttactatcgattttttagccattagatgtacactttgatcaatttcgtcctttagattatactattcaacaaacaatattttattattgattttcgtatctataaattttattatctgTGCTAGGCTCGACTATAAAATATTGCACAATTTAAAAAATGCATCTGACCGATCTATCTCTTTTCACAGaatcaaaagctccaaattcaaatttctaattttgaggcttttttttttctatagcaGAAGAGgtattactttttttcttttgtttatcaAACATATTTATTAAATCGACTATTGCTGAAAGCAGAAGCAGGCTCAAAAAGCTCCTAAGCCAATAAAGTATACTTTTTCTAAACCCAGACTATAATATTGCTAAAAAGTAGGAACTGATCTTTTCTTGTGCACAATCAAAAGCAGTAAATTAGAGTTCCATAAAAAATtactaactaatttttttctgtGCAAAATGAGAAGCAATAAATTAGACTCTCTGCTTTTAAGGCTCAAAagttaatttgtaattttcacTACGACAaagattttactttttttactatattaaatatttaagtaAATTATTCTATTGCTGAAAACAGAAGCAGATCTAACAAGCCCTTAACCCAACAAATGCGCTTTTACCAAACCTTGATTGTCTTATATTAGAAAAACCATTGACTAATCTTTTTTCTATGCAAAATGAGAAGCAATAAATCAGACTTTCAGCTTTTAAGGCTCAAAAgttgatttgtaatttttcactatgacaaaattttaatttaatttttctctatcaaatatttaattaaatgggaaaaatattttttttacgtttcaacgtatttcaaatatattcctagagttaaattctgttaatgaactattagcaatagctgttatctgtataaaattaccgttttaccctttcaaatatacccttccaccatcaccgacttttcttatttaccctgaAGTTAGgaacacaaaaagtattttgatttttggtcttttcaaatatacccctctaccatcaccaacatttcttatttgcccttaagttaaggaccaaagaggcattttgatttttttttttttaactctagtagatatttaactcatgttaaatccaagttaacttaacggatgataactgcaggggtatttcggaataacggaggaacatatcaggaatatattagaaagaaaaaaaaaagtaaggataaatgagatattttcgaaattttaaggggtatataggtaattatccctttaattaaattacacagtagctgaaagcataaatgaagtcaaacagGTCCAATTTCTAGGCCAGTAAAATACACTTATTACACCAACCCTGGTTGTACAGCTTCTCCCAACCACACTTGTAGCTAATCAAAACATGTTAGCTTTAAAAGTACCCTAAGGTTTCAGGTGGGAGAGAAAGCTCCAAACTTTTAtcaccataataataataataatagcttcCTCAGAACCCTATTcatggagagagagacagagagagagagagagagagaggagaggtcaAAACACATGTGTCTACATAAAAGGGGGAGCTTTCTGAGTGTTTAGGTAGAGAAAGAggggggttagggttagggtttgtggggtttctttgaatttttttgttaaatttttttcctttgttggATCAATTGCGGTTTGACCAAGCTCATCCACTTCAAcaccctcctcttcttcctttccatatatatatattaaagaaaaaaaatagagctcTAGGAAAAAGGAGCTCCTTGGTTTTCTTTGAGGTATGGTCTCTAATTTTCCCTCCTATTCTTCTTGCTTGGATCTCAAAGATGgtatttttggggcttttttttgtttttttttttttggggggttggGTATTGTGATTTCCCCCCACCCCCCTGTTTTTgtgtttggatttgatttttacTGTTTTGGCCAAGTGGATTTTGCTTAAAACTTGAAAAAGGtgggatttttgggtttttttggGTGATGGGTTATTGTgattttcccccctttttttggTGTTTGGTTTTGATTCTTACTGTGTTTGGGCAACTGGGTTTTACTTAAAACTTGAAAAGGTGAGAATTTTTATCTGTTTTcatggggttttttttttaaggcttTGATTCAtgtgattttgtttttgttttcttcaaaatttgaaatttagcaGTGAGACTGGGATTTGATCTTCTTTTgtgatttattttgtttaaataataCTACATGTTCTCCATGTCTATGTccaataattaattttgtgCTTCTCCCCATCATGATCATAATCATGTGTGTACTGTACTATAGTTCATATTTTACTTCAGAACCAAAATTTTCACATAatttcttgttttttcttttttgttttattttccctTGTACAGGCACTGTTACAATTCATTTTGGTGAAAACCCATTTAGGAGTTGTTCTTAGATTCAGGAATTTTAGATcttaaatttagaaaagaaaaaaaaaaaaaggttaaacaTGTTGAGACAAATTTCTAGTAGAAACCACAGATCCAagggattcaaattgaaaaatgccCTTCAAATTTGCCTCTTAGTAGTTGTCACCATTTGGTTGTTGTTCCAAGTTAAGCATTCGTATGATAAGAAGTCCGAGTACGAAGACCGAAACGCGCATTTGTCGATCAAACACGAGCGCAACGGTGATCGGCACGAGGCGTTCGAAATCGGCCGAAAAGGTCTTCCCCATGATGTCCGAATCGAGGACGAGGTGAGCGAAGATGACCTCGAGCAAGAGTTGCTCAAACACGACGAGAATGGCGAGAGCGATGCGATCGACGAGCAGGATCAGGGgaaggacgacgacggcggcgacgagcAGAGCGTGTTCGAGGATGCGGAGAGCAACAAGGAGGGGGCGAATGCGGCCCGAGAGGAGAGCTTTCGAGGGGACGACGTCGCGAGCGCGGTGGTGGTCAGCCACACTGGTCGGCCGGAGGAGCGCGGAGACCACTCTCGCGAGGCGAGGGAGAAGAGCTTTAACGGCGATAACGTTTCTAGTGCCGTAGCTCACGAGGATCATTTGGAGAGCGCGGAGAGCAAAGTCGGGGGCGGTGAAAATTTGACATTCGTCGATTCGACTAGCGACGGGGGTTCAAAGGATCGCGAAGTGACGCCGAATAATGAAGTTTCGTCAAATTCGACGGTTGATGAACCGAACAACGACACAAAACCGAGGGTTGATCCGACTACTACGAATGTCAACGGCAACCGAACGGAAACGCCGTTTAGTTCATCAAACAAAACAGCTGGTCAAGAAGCAATAGAGAGTCCGACGAATGCGACAACCGTGTCGAGCAACCAGATTGAGCTTTCGACTAACCTGAATGAGACGACAAactcgggttcgggttcggctCGCGACGGAAACGGCACGGTGATTCAAATCCCTGGAGACGACAAGCTCAATACCGGCGCTACTACATCATCGGCTTCAAGCGAGAAAGGAGAAGGGAAAGTGGAGTTCCAGGATGCGACGCGGAATATGGCCGAGGAAGAAATGAGAGAAGTTCCGATCGCGAAAATTGAAAAACTCGCAAAAAGTGGTGAAGAGGCTGTGTTGGAGTGAATCTGAGAGAGTGTTTAACTCAAAAACTCTTTAAGGATCTTGGTTTTTCtagtctctttctttttttttagtttttttttttttcttttttcttttttggtctcAGTTTAAGCATCACATACATACTTTAATATGAGAAAGATGTAACAGAACAACACATCATGAGTTTTCAGGATCTAAATGGTAGGGAGATGTGTTGAATGAGATACTAATCTCTGCAGAAGTGTTGTATAATGGAAACTTCAAAAACTGCAGCTTTTCATATACCAATTGTATTTCTTTAGTATCTTTTACACAGATGTATTTGTGTTATAACTGTGTCAGATCTCTAATATAAGTTGGCATCTGAAAACATATAATTAGTTAGTAGGCATGAGATTCAGAGTGTCTGCTTCAACATCCTTCTTGTGGTGTGGTGATCTGATCGCATTCCCATCCCATTTGCGTTTAATCGATCGATTTCGATCGGTGTTTGTTGTTCCAAAGTAAACAGTTCGAAGCAGATTACTAAATGAAGAGGAATGCCTCTTCGTCGTCCAGCATCTGAAACAACTTCTCTGATATGCAGCCGAGCTTTCTGGCATGGTGGTGCTTTTGCTGCTCGGTTCCATAAAAGAATAAGAAGGCCGGTAGTGCTTTTCGAATTGCTTCTACTCAAGTAGTATTTTACGGAATTCTCTAGCACAGCTTTTCAGCTACGAGAAGCAGTAGCCAAGAAtttagcaaacaaaaaaaaattcagggtTTTAATTCTGCCTAGAAGCTAAAATTTGAGTTTCGAGCTCTTACAGATACTTTTGCTTCTGCCATAATTGATAGTGCTTTTTCGAATAGCTGACtcgtaaattatattttggtgcAAGTCTCAACCAATCAAAAGTTTTACGATAAGATATGTGAAAAGGGTCATTAAGAAAAATAAGATTTTCTCAGTCAAAGGTTGTGCTATCTTAAATAAAGAAATGAGATTTGTGTAgaaatttgcaaaataaataaatatttgatttaattttctacgatttttttttgaccattggaaACTTCTAGAATTTGCCTTGAAAATATTGCAAGTGTTGGACTTTGGTGTTTCCACTGGAAATTTTTtattggagttttttttttcaaaaaataaaaataaaaattggatGGGTGCTTTTGGAGTGACCATTGATTACTATTTGAATTTCCGGAGCTAAACTGCACTTTTGatccccaactttttttttttttcttttctttttccgcgGGTTCCTTAAAACTtttagcctccgtttggttgggAGTTAAGGGGTGGAACAACCCCTTAACTCCCATTTTATTCCCAaacatttctaaaaataaatgaggTTAGCTAACCTCACCTCAAATGGGTTAttccggattagctaaccccacctaaccccactaaaccccaaccaaatactattttttattcataataattcactattcttcttattccacctactccaaccaaacactatttttcactatcctggcTTAACTctaacctccaaccaaacacaaaaatactttaaccccaccttaactCTAAACTTAatcctattcctggaataactgatttttttttaatcccgaACCAGACGGTAGCTTAGAATTAATTACAGTATTGGTTCCTAACCTCTTCTCCTGTATGCGCACGCCAGTTATGTCAAGTTCATTCTCACCATCCTCAGTGTCAAAGTACGATGCCTACAAAACCATCTTGACTCGCACACGCCGTCTACTAACTCTTTTGAAGTA
Coding sequences:
- the LOC109721058 gene encoding midasin-like, with translation MLRQISSRNHRSKGFKLKNALQICLLVVVTIWLLFQVKHSYDKKSEYEDRNAHLSIKHERNGDRHEAFEIGRKGLPHDVRIEDEVSEDDLEQELLKHDENGESDAIDEQDQGKDDDGGDEQSVFEDAESNKEGANAAREESFRGDDVASAVVVSHTGRPEERGDHSREAREKSFNGDNVSSAVAHEDHLESAESKVGGGENLTFVDSTSDGGSKDREVTPNNEVSSNSTVDEPNNDTKPRVDPTTTNVNGNRTETPFSSSNKTAGQEAIESPTNATTVSSNQIELSTNLNETTNSGSGSARDGNGTVIQIPGDDKLNTGATTSSASSEKGEGKVEFQDATRNMAEEEMREVPIAKIEKLAKSGEEAVLE